Within Caloenas nicobarica isolate bCalNic1 chromosome 20, bCalNic1.hap1, whole genome shotgun sequence, the genomic segment ACTACTCGCTGCGGGTGGaggccgcccgccccgccgcgctgTCGGGAGCCCAGCTGGCCGCCTTCAAGTGCTACGTGGCTGTCCTAGTGAAGGTGAGGAGCTTTCGGTGTCGGGAGAGGAACCTCCTGCGCCTCCCCCGTCGCTACTCGTAAGGCGGAATGCAAACGCAGGGCGCAAACCATGTCCCAGCGCTCCCAGGTAGCAGAGCGCGGCGGTCTCCGATGCGAGCCCTGTGTCCTGGGGATCAAGGTAGAGTTTTCCCTGTCCCCACGCAGCTCCAAACCCAGCCCAGGGtcctggcaggagctggtggctgAAAGCAGTTGCCGGAGAGTTTCAGACCACGGCTGGGGTGCAGGTAGGGGTGGGCGGAGGAGCTCGGTGCTGGCAGGAGGTGTTGTGTCGAGGCGGTAGGTCTTTTCAAAAGAGGTGCTGTCGCCCACTGGGGTGGCAGAGACGACCAGAGGGGTTTGTAGCTCTGATTGCCTGACGTGGATGCTCAGCTTGGGCAGCTGATCTCCTTTGATAGTTCAGCAAAGGGAGTCCCACTCGGAGTCAGGCTCTGGAAGAGCCTAGTTTAAGgtctccttttttctcctctgttggGCTTGGCGAAATTGAAGCGTGTAGGAGTTTTGtgccagcagaagcagagcacTTTAATTTCCCGGTGCGATGGAGCGCGGCGTCTGGCTGAGGTTTTCAGCACTGGGGTTGCAGGAGCCCTgtcccagcctgggctccttGGCAAACCTTCACCCAGCCATGGCCACTTCCTTTGCTCCCACCCATGTTAACTGCAGCGTGGGTTGCACTAGATGATCTCCATCCCAagcccaaccattctgtgattctgtaaatcCTCCGTCGCACCAGCTCCCTGACCAAGGGTGTGAGCTTGCCAGCgtgatggggagcagcagcggTTTTATTTGATCAGCTTTTAATTCTCCCTGCGAACCTTCCCCTCGCTGGCCAAGCACCGAATTTGGCAGAGGCAAAGCTGTGTCCCCGCTGCGGGCAGGAGGCACCGGTGGGTGCCGGTGCTTCCCCAAAGATGCCGAGCCGGTGCTGCCGTTGCCGTGCTCATCCACGGGATGGAGCAATGTCCCCAGGATTGTCCCCGGGAttgctgccagcccagcagggCTCAGCCTGGGGGAGCTCAGCCTTAACTGTTGCCTTCCCAAGAGGTATTTAAGGCAAGGAAGTGGGGAGAAAAATCCTAATGTGGCAAGAAGTGGTACCTGGAAAGAAGGACATTGCGTGGCAAAGCCTCCCGCTGAAGGagggctgtgttttgcagcagaaacttCAGGTCGCAGATGAATCCCCCTGTGAATTTGGGACTTTTGGTGTGATTCCCCACAACCTGGGGAGAACAGCTCAGGCTTAGTAAAACActccttccttttgctttgccgTTGCTTTTCCTGTGTGCTGCTGGTCTCATCCTCCTCAGGGGTTGTTGGTCGGtccctctgtctgtctgtccggtGGCAGGTACTGGTGGGCTTCCCCCTCTCCCTGGAGCGCCTGTGCTTTTAAAGTGCTGCTGCTAATCGGCTTTGCGCTTGACTTACGGTCAGAGTGGCTTTTTGCCTCCCTCAGACAAGGGACGAGGTTCGGAGCCTGAACACGCACACGGGGGCCTCGCCATGGTGGGGGACACGCGCTGTGATCCCCAGCCCCTCCATGCTGGGCACCGAAACCTTGGTGGGACCGTGCTGCCCTCCAGTACGCGCTGCCATGGAGGATACTGGTTCTGCCCAGTGCCCGTCCTGGCGAGCTGGGGGCGCCGGTGGGCTGCCCCGCTGTTTGGAGGGGGTCTGGGTTTCCTcacccctctcccctctctgcAGTACTTCCCCGGGCGCCCCTGCGTGCAGACCTACCTGCAGACCCTGGATGGATGGCTGAGGAACTGGACGGAGCCCGAGCTGCCCCGCGATGCCTTGAAGGAAGCCATGAAGAACAACAGAGACGTAAGGCACCCGCGGGGACCCCTGCTCTCCCATCCTCACCCCTGcccttttccccccaccctgcGTTATCTGCCAGCTCCATCACGccgtgtccgtctgtctgtcccccaGGCCATGCTCCCCACCAACGTGACCTGGGtgggctgccagggcagtgaACCCCAGTTTCGTGGTTACCCCTGCGGGCTCTGGACCGTCTTCCACCTCCTGACCgtccaggctgcccagagcggccCCGACAAAGGTATCGGTGTCCCCGGCGGGGTTTGGGGCTCAGGGAGGGGGCGTCTGAACAGGTTGTGGCAcgggcagggctgctgtgtgCAGGCAAAGGCTTGTCTGTGGGGAGGGTGAGAGCTGCGGAGTCGGGATGTGGGGCTGTCACCTTGGCCGTGGGACCATGGTGGTGGCACCGCGGTGTCCAGACTCAcccttgtgtcccccccaaTCCTCTGCCTCGCCCCAGAGCTGCCGCTGGAGGTGCTGAACACCATGCGCTGCTACGTCCGGCACTTCTTCGGCTGCCGGGACTGTGCCCAGCACTTCGAGGCCATGGCGGCCAAGTCCATGGACCAGGTGGCGGGGCGGGAGGAGTCTGTCCTCTGGCTCTGGTCCCACCACAACGAGGTCAACGCTCGGCTGGCGGGTAAGGGGGGCCGTGGGGAGGGGAGCTGGGGTGGCTTCCTGAGGGAAAAGGGGAGGCGAGGTGGAGGAGAATCCCTGCTCCTGGATGGAGCTGGCAAATGGCTGCACTAAGGTGCGGCAGCGGGGACATCCCTTTGTCATCGTCCCCCGTCacaggggacagcagctggTCACGCAGCGTCAGGCCACCCCAGAGACGCGGCTGGGTCTCGTGTGCTCCCGGCGGGGAGCTTCCCGAAGCCACCGTGTGCCCTCAGGGGACTCTTCCTCCCAGACGGCCCCTccaaatcatggaatcattttgcttggaagagaccctcaaggtcaccaagtccaactgttaacccagccctggcactaccccatgtccctgagaacctcatctatgtgttaaacccctccagggatggtgactccaccactgccctgggcagcctgttccaatgccccacagccctttccgcgaagaaatttttcctaatatccaatctaaacctcccctggtgcaacttgaggccgtttcctctcactttatcacttgctacttgggagaagagaccagaaatgtctccatcactgtccccagctgctggaTGGTCCGGGGCGTTTATACTGGTACAGCAGGagggctgtgtcccctgtcccctctaATGCCCTCACTGGCTCTGGTCCCTGCAGGAGGTGACACGGAGGACCCCAACTTCCCCAAGCTGCAGTGGCCGCCGCCGGAcctgtgtccccagtgccacaaGGAGGAGCGGGGGGTGCACGCGTGGGACGAGCCAGCCGTGCTCACCTTCCTCAAGGGGCACTTCTCCCCGGCCAACATCCACCTGGACTTCACCGAGGCTGACCCCATCCCCGGGGAGGGGACAGACACCAGGCTGGGCACCGCGGGCCCAcgagaggagagggagaaggaagaggaagaggaggaaaaggagacgGAGAGCGAGATGAGGGCTCCAGGGCGACCGGGCTCCCCCGAGCCGCGCCGCCCCAGCATCGTGCGGCTGAACCCCAAGCTGCGGGAGGTTGGTGAGGACATCGTGGACCTGGACTCCTTCAGCGAGCGGCACTTCAAGAGCCAAGCCCTGCGAGCAGCAGCCGGCCGGCGCCGCCGGATCAGCAAACGGGACACCATCGCCCTGCCCCGGGATGCCGGGGTGGGCCGGGAGCGCCGGCGGGCCAGTGTCCTGGTccgggaggatgaggaggaggttGGGGATGGCGTGCGGAGGAGCCCCTGGTTGAAGGTGCTGGGCTTGGGCTTCTCCCGCTTGGACATCAGCCTCTGCGTCGCCCTCTACTTCCTCTCCTCCATGTGCCTCCTGGGCATGTACACCTTCTTCCGTCTGCGCACCCGTGCCCGGAAAGGCCGCCCCAGCTTCCCCGTGGCCTGAGAGCGGTTgtggggggccgggggctgcccccCGGGATGGGtgggctgctgagctgggacacCCCAGGACCGCGTTTTGTCCCCCGGTGGGGAGAGGTTGGGTGCATCCCCTGGGAGCTGCCCTGCTCGCCTCACCCAGGGCGGGGGGCAGAGGGCTCTTTTTTGGGAGGAAGGCAGTGCTAGAGCATCCTTCTCTTGGGGCGCAGCACCATGGTTTTGGGAGCTAGGATGCTGACGGGGGTTCGGATCTCGgcacccagctgctctcaggACCTCCCAGCGCTGGGCCGCTTTCAAACTGGGAAGCCCAGTCCcatgctggggagcagcccttTGGGGTCAAACCACTACTGGGGCCAGAAGGGTGGGGGTTTagcaccaccccccccccccccaaaaaaaatacGGGCACTACTGAGCAGGGGGTGGCAGTCATGGGTTCAGCTGTATTTTGTGTGTCCCCCTCTTCAAGACGTGGACTGGCCCCTCCCTCACCTTTCCTTGCCCCCTCCCCGCTCTGTTGCTTGCTCTCTGCTTGTCTTAgtggaataaattatttttgctgatgCCAGCCCCGCTGTGTCGGCTGGTCCCTGCCGCGTGGGCACACCGGGGCAGCACCCCCCTCCCTGccatccccccaccccagccttCCCCATCACCCTGGGAAGAGCACTGGTTTGGTTTAaatcctttaaatatttttaactgttgtTATTGTacattttctcctgctttcttgCTTCTGGATGCACCCACGGGCAGGGTGTCTCTACGGTTGTGGTGGCTCTTGGTTTGTCCTCAGGTGGGGTGATGGGGAGGGAGCCTGGGGAAGCTGCTGGAAAATAGTTGGCACGAACCGTGGAGCTGCAGTTTGGTGCCGGCTGTGCCTGTGGTCCAGAGCAGCGAGAGACATGTGAGCATCCCTGCATTCTCCGGGACTGGGATCTCCATCAGGCACAGGCCCCCTGCGCCTGTCCCCGATTTTCTCTGCCCTTTTATCCTTGTTAG encodes:
- the QSOX1 gene encoding sulfhydryl oxidase 1, whose amino-acid sequence is MWRRRGGGGGRCWPRWPLSLLVLAAALPAARPGGLYSAADPLELLGSGAEGRLLGSSSAWAVEFFASWCGHCVHFAPTWRALAHDIREWRPAVMLAALDCADEANQQVCSDFGITGFPTLKFFKAFSKKTVDGIRITNPSATVEDLRHAIITNLEQSREAWPPACPPLEPASAEEVHSFFQRNKDRYLALIFEKSNSFVGREVALDMLQYENVAVRRVLSSEEELVKKFGVTTFPSGYLLFRNGSFSRLPVHIEARSFYTYYLRTLLGVTRGSYKLNTTVIASNETDMFQPKHADRSKVYMADLESTLHYSLRVEAARPAALSGAQLAAFKCYVAVLVKYFPGRPCVQTYLQTLDGWLRNWTEPELPRDALKEAMKNNRDAMLPTNVTWVGCQGSEPQFRGYPCGLWTVFHLLTVQAAQSGPDKELPLEVLNTMRCYVRHFFGCRDCAQHFEAMAAKSMDQVAGREESVLWLWSHHNEVNARLAGGDTEDPNFPKLQWPPPDLCPQCHKEERGVHAWDEPAVLTFLKGHFSPANIHLDFTEADPIPGEGTDTRLGTAGPREEREKEEEEEEKETESEMRAPGRPGSPEPRRPSIVRLNPKLREVGEDIVDLDSFSERHFKSQALRAAAGRRRRISKRDTIALPRDAGVGRERRRASVLVREDEEEVGDGVRRSPWLKVLGLGFSRLDISLCVALYFLSSMCLLGMYTFFRLRTRARKGRPSFPVA